The following coding sequences lie in one Apium graveolens cultivar Ventura chromosome 3, ASM990537v1, whole genome shotgun sequence genomic window:
- the LOC141712418 gene encoding phosphatidylinositol-3-phosphatase SAC1-like isoform X1, with translation MAKPVNPNSKPPNLPANDLEFHPDSYSLQKFKLYETRARFYLIGSDRNKQFFRVLKIDRMETSELNISEDPVVYAAQEVKSLLQRIGEGNRATGGLSLVAKAYGIAGCIKFLESYYLILVTKRRQIGCICGHEVYGIEESQIITIPHVSVQTEVAHSKTELRYKKLLSSVDLTKDFFYSYTYPIMQSLQKNVMSISDDKMPYENIFVWNAFLSEAIRSRCNNTIWTIALVHGNFKQTRLSVFGRDFSVTLVSRRSRHFAGTRFLKRGVNDRGRVANDVETEQIIIDEEVGSCKGRMSSVVQMRGSIPLFWSQEASRFSPKPDIILQRYDPTYESTKLHFQDMEERYGNPIIVLNLIKTVEKRPREMILRREFANAVGYLNQILPEENQLKFIHWDFHKFAKSKSANVLAVLGGVASEALDLTGFYYSGKPSVVKRKAIQISRTCTSRDASLRDLRANSGDLARSGSNIITLNLALAQDGESVGLQGPANFNHSNAAPRFQSGVLRTNCIDCLDRTNVAQYAYGLAALGRQLQAMGLTDEPRVDADSSIAAALMDMYQSMGDALAHQYGGSAAHNTVFTERQGKWKATTQSREFLKSIKRYYSNAYTDGEKQDAINLFLGYFQPQEGKPALWELDCDYYLHVSGIGEEDIIPEKRPLSDAKPISPLSPVPAWKEDFSRIKLTSFDKLLQQTCSSIKNVRLWTEPTQRTGGCGMAPDAAEIQLKTPNWLFGQRKLEERSSAHKVASDACANVGSQNDNRVEHLFDMDWLSYIGNSNEEDVFQRYISMTSVDEGNGWYGGTLLGDQDENSEIYKHYAELCQGPAMEPFQNDPEKEKLYADYLKSGTYDGLHDKTVEKEMEEALEGYKKIGADLGIIPGSCKDSYGDACQLTRWLIGEDTIPRV, from the exons ATGGCGAAGCCTGTGAATCCCAATTCGAAACCGCCGAATCTCCCCGCTAACGATCTCGAATTCCATCCTGACTCCTATTCTCTCCAGAAATTCAAACTCTACGAAACTCGAGCT AGATTCTATTTGATTGGGAGTGATCGTAATAAGCAATTCTTCCGAGTACTAAAAATTGATCGAATGGAAACGTCGGAATTGAATATAAGTGAAGATCCCGTGGTTTATGCGGCTCAGGAGGTTAAGAGTTTGTTACAACGGATTGGTGAGGGAAATCGCGCAACTGGTGGATTAAGTCTTGTTGCTAAGGCTTATGGCATTGCCG GTTGTATTAAATTCTTAGAATCATATTATCTTATATTGGTAACTAAGCGTCGGCAGATCGGATGCATATGCGGTCATGAAGTATATGGTATAGAAGAAAGCCAAATCATTACTATCCCCCATGTTTCAGTTCAAACTGAAGTTGCTCATTCGAAAACTGAGTTGAG GTACAAGAAGCTTCTATCCAGTGTCGACTTGACTAAAGATTTCTTCTATAGTTACACATACCCAATTATGCAAAGTTTGCAGAAGAATGTGATGTCAATATCAGATGACAAGATGCCATATGAGAATATATTTGTGTGGAATGCCTTTCTATCTGAAGCAATTAGATCAAGATGCAATAACACAATCTGGACAATTGCGTTGGTCCATGGGAACTTTAAGCAG ACGAGGCTGTCAGTATTTGGGAGAGACTTTAGTGTTACACTTGTTTCAAGGCGCTCTCGGCATTTTGCAGGGACACG TTTTTTGAAAAGAGGAGTAAACGATAGGGGGAGGGTTGCGAATGATGTTGAAACAGAACAAATTATCATTGATGAAGAAGTCGGTTCATGCAAAGGAAGAATGAGTTCTGTTGTACAGATGAGGGGTTCAATTCCCCTATTTTGGTCGCAAGAGGCTTCAAGATTTAGTCCTAAACCTGACATCATTT TACAAAGGTATGACCCCACGTATGAGTCAACAAAGTTGCATTTCCAGGACATGGAAGAGCGATATGGAAACCCAATAATAGTCCTGAATCTTATTAAG ACTGTCGAAAAAAGACCCCGAGAAATGATATTGAGGCGTGAGTTTGCAAATGCAGTTGGATATCTAAACCAGATACTCCCAGAAGAAAATCAGCTGAAGTTTATCCATTGGGACTTTCACAAGTTTGCAAAGAG CAAGTCTGCCAATGTCTTGGCAGTATTAGGTGGTGTGGCAAGTGAAGCACTTGACCTGACTGGATTCTACTACAGTGGAAAACCTTCAGTTGTTAAAAGAAAAGCCATCCAGATCAGTCGTACCTGTACTTCAAG GGATGCCTCTCTTAGAGATCTACGAGCTAATTCTGGTGATCTTGCGAGAAGTGGTAGTAATATTATTACTTTAAATTTAGCCTTAGCACAAGACGGAGAGTCTGTTGGACTTCAAGGACCTGCAAATTTtaaccatagtaatgcagcacCAAGGTTTCAGAGTGGAGTTCTGCGCACTAATTGTATCGATTGCTTGGATCGTACAAATGTTGCCCAATATGCTTATGGTCTAGCAGCTTTAGGCCGGCAGCTCCAAGCAATGGGTTTGACGGATGAACCTAGAGTGGACGCTGATAGTAGCATTGCTGCAGCTTTGATGGATATGTACCAGAGCATGGGGGATGCTCTAGCACACCAATATGGTGGGTCGGCAGCTCACAATACG GTGTTTACCGAGAGACAGGGAAAGTGGAAAGCAACGACACAGTCAAGGGAATTTTTAAAGTCTATCAAACGTTATTACAGCAATGCTTATACTGATGGCGAAAAACAAGATGCTATAAATTT ATTTTTGGGCTATTTTCAACCACAAGAAGGTAAACCTGCTCTTTGGGAGCTTGATTGTGATTACTACCTACATGTGTCTGGGATTGGAGAGGAGGATATCATTCCAGAGAAGAG GCCTCTTTCAGATGCTAAGCCTATTTCTCCACTTTCCCCTGTTCCTGCTTGGAAAGAGGATTTTTCTCGGATAAAGTTAACATCATTCGACAAATTGTTACAACAAACATGCAGTTCAATAAAGAATGTAAGGCTTTGGACAGAACCAACTCAAAGAACCGGAGGTTGTGGAATGGCACCCGATGCAGC AGAAATTCAGCTTAAAACCCCAAATTGGCTTTTTGGTCAGAGAAAGTTAGAGGAGAGGAGCTCAGCACACAAAGTGGCTTCGGATGCTTGTGCCAACGTGGGGTCTCAGAATGATAACAGAGTCGAGCACTTATTTGACATGGATTGGCTTTCTTATATTGGCAACAGTAATGAAGAAGATGTATTCCAAAG ATATATTTCTATGACTTCAGTGGATGAAGGTAACGGCTGGTATGGTGGTACATTACTTGGTGATCAAGATGAAAACAGTGAGATTTACAAGCATTATGCTGAACTTTGCCAG GGTCCTGCAATGGAACCATTCCAGAATGATCCTGAGAAAGAGAAACTCTATGCTGATTATCTTAAATCCGGCACATATGACGGTTTGCACGATAAAACTGTCGAAAAAGAAATGGAAGAAGCTCTTGAGGGGTACAAAAAAATTGGTGCTGACCTTGGAATTATCCCCGGGTCATGCAAGGATTCGTACGGGGACGCATGCCAGTTGACAAGATGGCTTATTGGAGAGGACACGATTCCTAGGGTTTGA
- the LOC141712418 gene encoding phosphatidylinositol-3-phosphatase SAC1-like isoform X2 → MDPPLHSHTHIWYKKLLSSVDLTKDFFYSYTYPIMQSLQKNVMSISDDKMPYENIFVWNAFLSEAIRSRCNNTIWTIALVHGNFKQTRLSVFGRDFSVTLVSRRSRHFAGTRFLKRGVNDRGRVANDVETEQIIIDEEVGSCKGRMSSVVQMRGSIPLFWSQEASRFSPKPDIILQRYDPTYESTKLHFQDMEERYGNPIIVLNLIKTVEKRPREMILRREFANAVGYLNQILPEENQLKFIHWDFHKFAKSKSANVLAVLGGVASEALDLTGFYYSGKPSVVKRKAIQISRTCTSRDASLRDLRANSGDLARSGSNIITLNLALAQDGESVGLQGPANFNHSNAAPRFQSGVLRTNCIDCLDRTNVAQYAYGLAALGRQLQAMGLTDEPRVDADSSIAAALMDMYQSMGDALAHQYGGSAAHNTVFTERQGKWKATTQSREFLKSIKRYYSNAYTDGEKQDAINLFLGYFQPQEGKPALWELDCDYYLHVSGIGEEDIIPEKRPLSDAKPISPLSPVPAWKEDFSRIKLTSFDKLLQQTCSSIKNVRLWTEPTQRTGGCGMAPDAAEIQLKTPNWLFGQRKLEERSSAHKVASDACANVGSQNDNRVEHLFDMDWLSYIGNSNEEDVFQRYISMTSVDEGNGWYGGTLLGDQDENSEIYKHYAELCQGPAMEPFQNDPEKEKLYADYLKSGTYDGLHDKTVEKEMEEALEGYKKIGADLGIIPGSCKDSYGDACQLTRWLIGEDTIPRV, encoded by the exons ATGGATCCCCCTCTTCACTCACACACACATATTTG GTACAAGAAGCTTCTATCCAGTGTCGACTTGACTAAAGATTTCTTCTATAGTTACACATACCCAATTATGCAAAGTTTGCAGAAGAATGTGATGTCAATATCAGATGACAAGATGCCATATGAGAATATATTTGTGTGGAATGCCTTTCTATCTGAAGCAATTAGATCAAGATGCAATAACACAATCTGGACAATTGCGTTGGTCCATGGGAACTTTAAGCAG ACGAGGCTGTCAGTATTTGGGAGAGACTTTAGTGTTACACTTGTTTCAAGGCGCTCTCGGCATTTTGCAGGGACACG TTTTTTGAAAAGAGGAGTAAACGATAGGGGGAGGGTTGCGAATGATGTTGAAACAGAACAAATTATCATTGATGAAGAAGTCGGTTCATGCAAAGGAAGAATGAGTTCTGTTGTACAGATGAGGGGTTCAATTCCCCTATTTTGGTCGCAAGAGGCTTCAAGATTTAGTCCTAAACCTGACATCATTT TACAAAGGTATGACCCCACGTATGAGTCAACAAAGTTGCATTTCCAGGACATGGAAGAGCGATATGGAAACCCAATAATAGTCCTGAATCTTATTAAG ACTGTCGAAAAAAGACCCCGAGAAATGATATTGAGGCGTGAGTTTGCAAATGCAGTTGGATATCTAAACCAGATACTCCCAGAAGAAAATCAGCTGAAGTTTATCCATTGGGACTTTCACAAGTTTGCAAAGAG CAAGTCTGCCAATGTCTTGGCAGTATTAGGTGGTGTGGCAAGTGAAGCACTTGACCTGACTGGATTCTACTACAGTGGAAAACCTTCAGTTGTTAAAAGAAAAGCCATCCAGATCAGTCGTACCTGTACTTCAAG GGATGCCTCTCTTAGAGATCTACGAGCTAATTCTGGTGATCTTGCGAGAAGTGGTAGTAATATTATTACTTTAAATTTAGCCTTAGCACAAGACGGAGAGTCTGTTGGACTTCAAGGACCTGCAAATTTtaaccatagtaatgcagcacCAAGGTTTCAGAGTGGAGTTCTGCGCACTAATTGTATCGATTGCTTGGATCGTACAAATGTTGCCCAATATGCTTATGGTCTAGCAGCTTTAGGCCGGCAGCTCCAAGCAATGGGTTTGACGGATGAACCTAGAGTGGACGCTGATAGTAGCATTGCTGCAGCTTTGATGGATATGTACCAGAGCATGGGGGATGCTCTAGCACACCAATATGGTGGGTCGGCAGCTCACAATACG GTGTTTACCGAGAGACAGGGAAAGTGGAAAGCAACGACACAGTCAAGGGAATTTTTAAAGTCTATCAAACGTTATTACAGCAATGCTTATACTGATGGCGAAAAACAAGATGCTATAAATTT ATTTTTGGGCTATTTTCAACCACAAGAAGGTAAACCTGCTCTTTGGGAGCTTGATTGTGATTACTACCTACATGTGTCTGGGATTGGAGAGGAGGATATCATTCCAGAGAAGAG GCCTCTTTCAGATGCTAAGCCTATTTCTCCACTTTCCCCTGTTCCTGCTTGGAAAGAGGATTTTTCTCGGATAAAGTTAACATCATTCGACAAATTGTTACAACAAACATGCAGTTCAATAAAGAATGTAAGGCTTTGGACAGAACCAACTCAAAGAACCGGAGGTTGTGGAATGGCACCCGATGCAGC AGAAATTCAGCTTAAAACCCCAAATTGGCTTTTTGGTCAGAGAAAGTTAGAGGAGAGGAGCTCAGCACACAAAGTGGCTTCGGATGCTTGTGCCAACGTGGGGTCTCAGAATGATAACAGAGTCGAGCACTTATTTGACATGGATTGGCTTTCTTATATTGGCAACAGTAATGAAGAAGATGTATTCCAAAG ATATATTTCTATGACTTCAGTGGATGAAGGTAACGGCTGGTATGGTGGTACATTACTTGGTGATCAAGATGAAAACAGTGAGATTTACAAGCATTATGCTGAACTTTGCCAG GGTCCTGCAATGGAACCATTCCAGAATGATCCTGAGAAAGAGAAACTCTATGCTGATTATCTTAAATCCGGCACATATGACGGTTTGCACGATAAAACTGTCGAAAAAGAAATGGAAGAAGCTCTTGAGGGGTACAAAAAAATTGGTGCTGACCTTGGAATTATCCCCGGGTCATGCAAGGATTCGTACGGGGACGCATGCCAGTTGACAAGATGGCTTATTGGAGAGGACACGATTCCTAGGGTTTGA